The following DNA comes from Acholeplasma equirhinis.
TATGGCATCAAAATGAGATTTTAAACTAAACTTTAATTCAGATAATTCAAAATCCAGTAATGCTGTAATAAAAATAACTGAGAAAATACTTAAGAAAAATGGTATTCTTTGTTTATTAAACTTGTACCATCTTTTCCATGAAAATGGTCTTTTATATGTCACATCACTTGTTGGTATTTTTTTAGCAAGTAAAATTAATAAAACTCCTGTGACGATAAAACCACCAAATAAATAGAATATTCCCCAGTTTTTAACAACACTCTTTTTATAACCTTTATTATGTTCACTTAATAATTCAACAACACCAAGTGATGATGCGATTAAAAGAACAATTGAAAATACACTGATAAAAACATCAATTGTGACAATTGTTTTTAAAAAATCTGGTAGATTTGGAATTTGAGCTAAAATACCTGGTAATAGTGCAATCACTAACCAAAGAATAGATGAGATAATCGCTGCAATTGTTGCTGCTGGAAGTCTTTTTAACATATATGCTTTATTTTCCATGAACTTAAACCTCCTTCTCTACAAAGCGAATTCTATCTTCTGTTTCAGGATCGAAGAAATACGTTTTATCTAAATCAAGTTTAAAGACAACTTCATCACCTTTAACAAAAGGTAAGCGTTCATCAACTTTTGCGATAACTCTTTGTCCACCAATTTCAAAATGAACAAGTGCTGCATGACCTAAAAGTTCATAGTTTACAACTTTAGATTCAACACCGTTTCTATCTTTTGCAACATGGTCAATTTTAACGTGTTCTGGTCTGATACCCACTATGATATCTTTACCTAAATAAGGTTTTAATTGATCCATGTGTCTAAATCTTGTAATATCACATTTTGCATCTCCAAAATTCAATGTACCATCTGGATTTAAATGTGTTTTAAAGATATTCATTGGTGGCGTACCAATAAAGTTTGCAACAAATAAATTTGCAGGGTCCACATAAATTTCTGTTGGTGTACCTACTTGTTGAATATAACCTTTATTCATGACAACAATTCGATCTGCAAGTGTTAAAGCTTCGATTTGGTCATGGGTTACATAAATCATTGTTGATTTAAGTCGATTGTGTAAAAGTTTTAATTCTTTACGCATTGTGCCACGAAGCTTTGCATCTAAATTCGAAAGTGGTTCATCAAATAGAAAGACTTTAGGGTCACGTACGATAGCGCGTCCTACTGCGACTCTTTGACGTTGTCCACCGGATAAATGTTGTGGTCTTCTATTTAAATAAGGTGTTAGACCTAAAATCTCTGCAGCCCACATGACACGCTCATGAATAATATCGCTTTGTTCTTTTCTTAAAACTAATGAAAATGCCATATTATGATACACAGTCATATGTGCATAAAGTGCATAGTTTTGGAAAACCATTGAAATATCTCGGTCTTTTGG
Coding sequences within:
- a CDS encoding ABC transporter ATP-binding protein codes for the protein MATMQLTNINKIYPSGVQAVFDFNLDIKDGEFIVLVGPSGCGKSTTLRMIAGLEEITSGELKLDGKLINDLAPKDRDISMVFQNYALYAHMTVYHNMAFSLVLRKEQSDIIHERVMWAAEILGLTPYLNRRPQHLSGGQRQRVAVGRAIVRDPKVFLFDEPLSNLDAKLRGTMRKELKLLHNRLKSTMIYVTHDQIEALTLADRIVVMNKGYIQQVGTPTEIYVDPANLFVANFIGTPPMNIFKTHLNPDGTLNFGDAKCDITRFRHMDQLKPYLGKDIIVGIRPEHVKIDHVAKDRNGVESKVVNYELLGHAALVHFEIGGQRVIAKVDERLPFVKGDEVVFKLDLDKTYFFDPETEDRIRFVEKEV